One part of the Homo sapiens chromosome 19, GRCh38.p14 Primary Assembly genome encodes these proteins:
- the HAUS5 gene encoding HAUS augmin-like complex subunit 5 isoform X3, translating to MELAQEARELGCWAVEEMGVPVAARAPESTLRRLCLGQGADIWAYILQHVHSQRTVKKIRGNLLWYGHQDSPQVRRKLELEAAVTRLRAEIQELDQSLELMERDTEAQDTAMEQARQHTQDTQRRALLLRAQAGAMRRQQHTLRDPMQRLQNQLRRLQDMERKAKVDVTFGSLTSAALGLEPVVLRDVRTACTLRAQFLQNLLLPQAKRGSLPTPHDDHFGTSYQQWLSSVETLLTNHPPGHVLAALEHLAAEREAEIRSLCSGDGLGDTEISRRAGGLWVCWSPSGAPS from the exons ATGGAGCTAGCGCAGGAAGCGCGGGAACTGGGTTGCTGGGCGGTCGAAGAGATGGGGGTGCCCGTGGCGGCCCGGGCCCCGGAATCGACGCTGCGCAG GCTGTGTCTGGGCCAGGGGGCTGACATCTGGGCCTACATCTTGCAGCATGTGCACAGTCAGAG GACTGTCAAGAAGATCCGGGGAAACCTACTCTG GTATGGCCACCAGGACAGTCCACAG GTCCGTCGGAAGTTAGAGCTGGAAGCTGCTGTGACCCGCCTGCGGGCAGAAATCCAGGAACTCGACCAGAGCCTGGAGCTGATGGAGCgagacactgaggctcagg ACACGGCCATGGAGCAGGCACGTCAGCACACTCAAGACACCCAGCGTCGAGCTCTCCTCCTCCGGGCCCAAGCTGGGGCCATGCGAAGACAGCAGCATACGCTCCGAGATCCCATGCAGCGGCTGCAGAATCAACTGAGGCGCCTGCAGGACATGGAGAG GAAAGCCAAAGTAGATGTGACCTTTGGATCCCTCACGTCGGCAGCTCTGGGCCTGGAGCCCGTGGTCCTG CGTGATGTCCGAACAGCCTGCACCCTCCGGGCCCAGTTCCTGCAGAACCTCCTGCTTCCCCAGGCCAAGAGGGGCAGCCTCCC AACCCCTCATGATGACCACTTTGGCACTTCGTACCAGCAGTGGCTGAGCTCAGTGGAG ACGCTGCTGACAAACCACCCCCCAGGCCACGTCCTGGCTGCCTTGGAGCACCTGGCTGCAGAGCGGGAGGCAGAGATTCGGTCCCTGTGCAGTGGGGATGGGCTTGGCGACACAGAGATATCCAG